The Apostichopus japonicus isolate 1M-3 chromosome 20, ASM3797524v1, whole genome shotgun sequence genome contains a region encoding:
- the LOC139961562 gene encoding crystal protein-like isoform X2 — translation MNVWVPKTGRTNYPTLIFMHGGNFRDGSGSALLYDGRILARDADAIIISTNYRTEVFGWLFLGDVYDSGTNGKESIANHGLKDQQMAFKWTKENVALLGGDPNKITISGQSAGAQSVGVHLVSENSRDLFDQALMFSNPYSLPFKMLDDGIALGTGVAELIGCPDVFDLDCWRAVSAEDLLAASRQATSAIYNPNEILQIFEPWSPAVGPYTELPEEVMIVNQQGAAQKKPTMLGTVREEGWLYIWAIFRNNLGNLPYRLFMKAVLPPYYRELINLYPADNTPGADQRNILSDTCTDFIFYCPSVNISLAMSDQGYDNFYFYVFDSIWSFEEEWTDKYPMCWEHVCHGGDLPYVFRSGPLGNVSYSDGETVMMNHMTGYISNFLHTGDPNKPGTPELAERISKLEGKRPYWPKMREKPGSYYTMYYDEECGGNSVLTNYRKKYCDFFNEVGYYYVPRLNSVDQMELSDIEIEELYESTRQKREAGCKCNNSP, via the exons ATGAATGTATGGGTTCCCAAAACAGGAAGAACAAACTATCCGACGTTAATATTTATGCACGGTGGTAACTTTCGAGATGGGTCCGGTTCAGCTCTCCTGTACGATGGCAGAATCCTGGCTAGAGACGCTGACGCCATTATCATCAGCACCAATTACAGAACAG AGGTATTTGGGTGGCTGTTTTTAGGTGATGTTTACGACTCTGGTACGAATGGCAAGGAATCGATCGCTAACCACGGACTGAAGGACCAGCAAATGGCTTTCAAATGGACAAAAGAAAACGTTGCTCTTCTAGGTGGAGATCCCAATAAG ATAACCATAAGTGGTCAAAGTGCAGGAGCTCAATCAGTTGGCGTCCATCTTGTTTCCGAAAACAGCAGAGATCTTTTCGATCAAGCCTTGATGTTTAGCAATCCTTACTCGCTTCCTTTCAAAATGCTGGATGATGGTATCGCTCTTGGTACGGGTGTCGCTGAACTCATCGGTTGTCCGGATGTGTTCGACTTGGACTGCTGGCGCGCCGTGTCGGCTGAGGATCTCCTAGCCGCTTCCCGACAGGCGACGAGTGCCATTTACAACCCAAATGAAATTCTGCAAATCTTTGAACCATGGAGTCCTGCCGTCGGACCGTACACGGAACTTCCTGAAGAAGTGATGATAGTAAATCAACAGGGTGCTGCGCAGAAGAAACCGACAATGCTCGGTACAGTGAGAGAAGAGGGATGGCTCTACATCTGGGCAATCTTTCGAAATAATCTCGGCAATTTGCCCTACCGACTGTTTATGAAAGCCGTTCTTCCGCCATATTATCGGGAATTGATCAACCTCTATCCTGCCGATAACACCCCCGGTGCCGATCAGCGAAACATCCTTTCGGACACCTGTACCGATTTCATCTTCTACTGCCCTTCTGTGAACATTTCGTTGGCCATGAGTGACCAGGGTTATGATAATTTTTACTTTTACGTATTCGATTCTATTTGGTCCTTCGAGGAAGAGTGGACAGACAAGTATCCGATGTGTTGGGAGCACGTCTGTCACGGCGGGGATTTGCCATACGTCTTCCGGTCTGGTCCCCTAGGCAACGTCAGTTATTCTGACGGCGAGACAGTGATGATGAATCATATGACTGGGTATATAAGCAATTTCCTTCATACCGGGGACCCAAATAAACCAGGAACTCCTGAGTTGGCTGAGAGGATATCCAAGTTAGAAGGAAAGAGACCATATTGGCCAAAAATGAGAGAAAAGCCAGGCAGTTATTACACAATGTATTACGACGAGGAATGTGGCGGCAACTCAGTCTTGACTAATTACAGGAAGAAGtactgtgatttttttaatgaagTCGGTTACTACTACGTCCCTCGTCTGAACTCTGTCGATCAAATGGAGTTATCTGACATAGAAATTGAAGAACTTTATGAAAGTACTCGACAAAAGCGAGAAGCTGGTTGTAAATGTAATAACTCTCCTTAA